The DNA region GCGGCTGGAAGGAATTCGCCAAGTCAGAGAATACGACGATCCGCGACATCCGCCAGGAGATCCAGAATCTCGCGACGGAAACCGGCATCTCGATCTCGGAATTCCGCCGCATCGTGCACATGGTGCAGAAGGGCGAGCGCGAAGCCCGAATCGCCAAGAAGGAAATGGTCGAAGCGAATCTTCGCCTCGTCATTTCAATCGCCAAGAAGTACACGAACCGCGGCCTGCAGTTCCTCGACCTCATTCAGGAAGGCAATATCGGCCTGATGAAGGCGGTCGACAAGTTCGAATACCGCCGCGGTTACAAGTTCTCGACCTATGCAACATGGTGGATCCGTCAGGCGATCACCCGCTCGATCGCCGACCAGGCCCGCACGATCCGCATTCCGGTGCATATGATCGAGACGATAAACAAGATCGTCCGGACCTCGCGCCAGATGCTGCACGAGATCGGCCGCGAGCCGACGCCGGAAGAACTGGCCGAAAAGCTCGCCATGCCGCTCGAAAAGGTCCGCAAGGTCCTGAAGATCGCCAAGGAGCCGATCTCGCTCGAAACCCCGGTGGGCGATGAAGAAGATTCGCATCTCGGCGATTTCATCGAGGACAAGAACGCGCTGCTGCCGATCGACGCCGCCATCCAGGCGAACCTGCGCGAGACGACGACCCGCGTTCTCGCCTCGCTGACGCCGCGCGAAGAGCGCGTGCTGCGCATGCGCTTCGGCATCGGCATGAACACCGATCACACGCTCGAAGAAGTCGGCCAGCAGTTCTCGGTCACCCGCGAACGTATCCGCCAGATCGAAGCGAAGGCGCTGCGCAAGCTGAAGCATCCGAGCCGCTCGAGAAAGCTGAGAAGCTTTCTGGACAGCTAAGAAACTGCAAGCTGCGCTCGATCCTCGACAGCTGAGGTTTCGACAATTGCCGTCATGATTGGAAAGCCGGGCGTCGTGCCCGGCTTTTGCTTTTGTGATTAATACCAATGATCCCGGCGGCTTTCTTGTCGCTCAGTGGTGACAAGATTATAGTCCGGCCACGGGGGAAGAAATCGATCGCGGTGCGCGAGCGAGGACCGACGCATACCCGTGTCGGACGAATCCTCCGTTCGGAGGTGCAAGATGACCACTTACATTGTGTTGATCAACTGGACGGACCAAGGCGTGCGCACTGTTCGCGACTCGTCAAAACGGCTGGATGCGGCGAAGAAACTGCTAGGCGACATGGGCGGCTCCTTCAACCAGTTCTTTCTGACGATGGGCGGCCACGACATGGTGGCTGTCTGCGAAGCGCCTGACGATGCCGTCATGGCGCGATTTGGCCTTTCGCTGGCGATGGCCGGCAATGTCCGCACCCAGACACTGAAGGCATTCCCGGAGGCTGCCTATCGAGAGATCATCGGCTCGCTCAGCTAACGCATGCAGAATTTCAGCGCCTCTCCCCATCAAGGGCGCGGCCTCGGCCCCGCTCGTGGGTGGCCCGTTGCCCGGGTCTGAGGAGGGAACGGATGGCGCACCGGCCAGCGATGGCTTCGGCGCGATCACGAGGTTTTTTGCTTTTGCGGCTTGATGCTGCCGGCTTTAAAGGCCACATCGCTGCTGTGACAGACGAAGTGGACTTGGTGGAGACGAATCACGAAACGGCAAAACGGCGGCCCGAAATCCGCTGGGGTATCGGTGTGTCCGTGCTTCTGCACGTGCCGGTCGTTGCGCTTCTGATTTTCGGCTTGCCGAAGATCGAACCGAAGCCCCCGGAGGACGAGAGCGTGAAGGTCGAGCTCGTCCCGCCGCCGGAGGAGCAGAAGCCGGAGGAGAAAAAGGTCGAGGAGAAACCGAAAGAGGAAGAGAAGCCGCAAGAGCAGGCGAAGGCTGAGTTGCCTCCACCGCCTCCTCCTCCACCGCCGCCTCCGGCTGAAAACAGGACAGCAGAACAGGCCAAGCCTGCTACCCCTATGCCAAGCTTGAAGCCTGTCTTTGAGTTCGGTGACAGGGACAGTGGACCCGAAATATCGGCAGCGGGGAATTCATCCCAGGGCGACGCTAAACCTGCGACAGCCGCACCTCAGCATGACACACAGCCGGAACAGGCGCTTGCTGAGACTTCTGCAGAAAAGCCGCAGACTGAGACGCCGCCGGAAAGGCCGGTTCCGGAGGATGTAAAGCTTCCTGAGGTTGCTACGGCTGATGTTTCTCACGAGCGCAATGCGCCTTTGGCAGAAACTAACGGTGACGCCAAGACTGATATTGAAGTCGTCAAGCCACAGGCGCAGAAGCCTCCTGAGCCGCCGAAGGCGGAAGTTGCAAAGGACGACCTGCCCAAAGCAAAGACGTTATTTTCGCAGACAGCTGACGATGATCCAGTGGCGAGGATAGCGATGAGCGGGGTGCCGCGCGGCAAACGTGTCGCCCAGCTTTGCGGCAACGAGCTCCAGCAACAGCTCTTTCATGGCTCGCCTAGCTTTCAGCCGATTATAGTGCCCACTTTCCCACTATCCCGCGGCACAGTTCTCGACATAAAAAGTGCGGCTTTCCGCACTGCTAAAGGCTGGTACAAAATCCGTTTTCGTTGCGAGGTCAACGGGGATGCCACGAAAGTCGTCTCGTTTGCCCATGAGGCCGGTGGGCTGATCCCTCGCAATCAGTACGCAACCTACAGCATTCGTGAGTAGTTACGCGATCCACAACGGCGTCACTGGAACCAGCCACGCGCAAGGAACCGCACCTAGCCTGTCCTCATTGGCCGTGATGGTACGGTGAAGCAGGGACAATGATATGTCGAACGAAATCGAGCGTTTTCTTGAGCGTCAGGATGAAGCCGTCAGCGCGCTGTTCCTGGAAAACAAGGGCGACGAGCTGACCGATATTCTGGTGGCGGCCCTTGAAGAGGCGTTCGAGATCCTGGTCGAAGCCGCGCCCGCCGAAACGCTGCATTGACATCTTTCGAGAGATTGCCTGGCCCGCTTGCTGCCCGTCTGTCTGGCTACCGGATGGAGCGGGATGCGCTCGGCCGTTCGGCCGCGAGCGTCTTTCGCCTGGAAGGCGAGGGCCTGCCGGCGCTCTATCTGAAGGTCGAGGCGGCGGGGCCGTTCGGCGAGCTTGCCGATGAGGCGGCCCGGCTCGCCTGGCTCAAGGCCTCCGGCCTGCCTTGCCCGGAGGTGATCGCCCGTGAAAGCGACGACGAACGTAACTGGCTGCTGCTCAGCGCGCTGCCGGGAACCGATCTCGCCAGTGCTTCGGCGCTGGCGCCCCTGGCGCGCATCGAATTGCTGGCGGAGGCACTGCTCGATCTTCATCGCCTGCCGATCACTTCCTGTCCGTTCGATCACCGCCTGGAAAAGCGCCTGCCGGTAGCCAAGGCGCGCATGGAAGCAGGAATCGTCGATGAGGAGGATTTCGATCCGGCCCGGCTGGGAAAGAGCGCCGCCGAACTGTTCGCTGAGCTCAAGAGCTTAAGGCCGGCCAGCGAGGATCTCGTCGTCACCCATGGCGATGCCTGCCTGCCGAACTTCGTCGCTCTACACGGCCAATTCTCAGGCTATATCGATTGCAGCCGCCTCGGCGTCGCCGACCGCTACCAGGATATCGCGCTCGCCTGCCGCAGCATCGCCTATAACTTCGGCGAGGCGCTGGTGCAGCCATTTCTCGATCGTTACGGCCTGCCGGCGCCCGATCCGGCGAGGATCCATTACTATCAGCTGCTCGACGAGTTCTTCTAAAGCATGTCGCGCAAAAGTGTACAGCGGTTTTGCGAGAACGATATGCGTAAAAACAAAGACCTAAAGCGCGGAGAGCGAATCTGAAAGATCGCGACGCGCTTTAGACGGTTGCGTCATCAAGGCGCGGCTGGCAGAGTTGCCGGCATCGGACCTGCGGATGTCAAATGCCGAAAAACCAGTTCAGGATGCTGCGCTCGGCGCTTTCAGGCGTCGAAGCGGTGGAAGCCGAAACGCCTCACAGTTTCGCCAGGCACACGCATGAGCAGTTCGGCATCGGCCTCGTCTCGTCGGGGGCGCAGAAATCGCTCAGCGGGCGCGGCATGGTGGAGGCGGAGGCTGGCGATATCATCACCGTCAATCCGAACGAGGTGCATGACGGCGCGCCGATCGGCGAGCGTCGGTCGTGGCGCATCCTCTATTTCGATCCCGAGATCGTCACCGGCCTCTCGCAAGAGATCGGCGCAAGGCGCTCGGAAATCTCCCATCCCGTCATTCGCGATGCGGCGATCGCCAGCCGCTTCGAAACGCTGTTTTACGCGGTGACCGCGAGTGCTGCCGACGGGCTGCTCTGCGAGGAACTGCTTCTGCAACTCGTCGCCGATGTCATGCGCGAAGGCGGCGGCAGCGAGGCGAGGCCGCCGGTGCCGTCATCCATCCGCGCGGCGCGGGATCTGATCGACGACGATCCTCTTGCCGCCGTCTCGCTGGCCGATCTTTCCCGGGAAAGCGGCCTCAGCCGCTTCCAGCTGCTGCGCGGCTTCGCGAAGGCGACGGGACTGACGCCGCACGCTTATCTCGTCCAGGCCCGCATCCACATCGCCCGGCGGCTGATTTCTCAGGGCACGCCGCTTGCCGAAGCCGCCTTTGCCAGCGGCTTTGCCGACCAGAGCCACATGACGCGCGTCTTCGTGCGCAAATACGGCCTGTCGCCGCGGCTTTATGCCGGGGCATTTCTCTGAGCGGTGGAAGGCTGATTCGTGCTGCCGCAGGCTGCGACCTCTCTCCAGCGTCCGGCTAGACGTGCCCCTCAAGGGGCCTCGAAGGACGGGGCTGGCCACCTTGCTTCGATTCAAACGCCCTGCAATTTCGTTCAAGACCCCGACTGACCGCTGCTGTTTCTTCGGCGCATCCAATCGGAGGCGCGGAATGTCGAGACAGGTTCAAGGCTATTTCTATCTGGCGCTCGCCATGCTGACGGTCGGCAGCACTGTCATCGCGAGTAAGATCATTGCTTCGGGACTGCCGCCGTTTACCGCCACCGCCTTGCGCTTCGCCCTCGCTCTTCCCGTCTTCTTCCTGCTGATGCGGGCAAGCGGAACCCGGTTGCCGAAGCTCTCCAGGTATGACCGTCTCATCCTCGTCATTCAGGCCGGCGCCGGCAGTGTCGGCTATACGACGCTGCTGATATCGGGCCTCAGCCTCACCTCGGCCGCCGATGCGGGCGTCATCATCGGCACGCTGCCGGTGGTCTCGGCGGCGGTTTCGATCCTGCTGCTGCGCGAACGGCCAGGGCGCGCCCTGCTTCTGGCCGTGGCGCTGGCGAGCGTCGGCGTGTTTTCGATCGCCTTCACACCGGAGGCGACCGGCGGTTCGCTTGCCGGCAATCTGCTGATTTTTCTCGCGGTCATCTGCGAGGGCTTGTTCATTCTGTTGAACAAGCGGTTGACCGCCAACATTGCCCCGCTTGCCCAGTCGACGCTGATGACCGGCATCGGCTTCGCTGTCTCGATCGTTCCGGCCATTTTAGAGGCGCCCCTCACGCATGGGTTTTCAGCCAGTGCTGCCGCTGCCGTCGTCTATTATGCTCTGGTGCCGACCGTCGGCGGCTTTCTGCTGTGGTATGCGGGGGCAGAGAGGGTGAGCGGCACGGAAGCCGCGCTCTTCACCGCGCTTGCGCCGGTTTCGGCCGTCATGCTCGCCTTCGTCCTCCTCGGCGAGCCGATCGGTTTAAACCATATTGCCGGCATTGCCTGCGTCCTGGCGGCCGTGTTCGGGCTTGCCTTTGCAGGAAGCCACAGGAAATTCATCGAAGGGAAATGATCATGCAGTTCAGCCATTCCAACGCGATATGGCAGGCTTTTCCGCAGCTTGCCGCCGGCGCGCTTTTTGCCGAAGGCATTCATGCGCTAGCTGACGTCGAAGAGGCGATCGCAAGTTTCAGCGCGATCGCCGCGGCCCGGCTCGCTGAAGCCCAGGAAAGCGAATTCCCGGAGATCCAGGCGTGGCGGCGCGGCTTTTCCCGCATGGGCTTGAAGCCGACGCAGTATCGCGCGGCATCCGAGGCGCTTCTGCGTCGCTTCCGCCAGGAGCACGCCCTGCCGCGCCTTCATCCGCTCATCGATCTCTGCAATGCGATTTCGCTCGCCTTTGCCATTCCTGTCGCCGTCTTCGACACGGAAAACATTGCCGGCGATCTCCAGGTGCGGCATGCAACGGGGCATGAGACCTATCTCACCTTCAGCGGTCAAAGCGAACATCCGGAGCCGGACGAGGTGATCTTCGCGGATGACGAAGGCAGAGCACATGCCCGCCGCTGGACGAACCGGCAGGGCGGCCTGTCGGCGGTGCGGGAGACGACGCGCTCGGTGCTGATCGTCGCCGAGGCGCTGCATGCCGGGGCCGGCGAGGATACCGCCAGCTTGGTTGCGACGCTCGCGGATGCGCTCGCGCGTCACTGGTCGGTGACAGCGGCGACCGCCGCCCTCAGTCAGGCATCGCCGCGTTTCGCATTCCAGGTGTAAGGGAAGGAAACGCTCGGGGCTTGGGCCGGCGGCATGAGCGCCCTATCTCAGGGGCATACTTATCTTCTGGAGACGAACCCATGTTGGACAAGTCGATCAAGATTCCGGGGCCGGACCATCCGATCACCGTCGAGCACAATCCCTGCCGCGTCGTCGTCACCGTCGCCGGCCGGACGATTGCCGATAGCCGCAACGCGCTGACGCTGCGCGAGGCCTCCTATCCGCCGGTCCAGTATATCCCTCGCAGGGATGTCGATATGTCGCTGCTTCAGCGCACCGATCACGCCACACATTGCCCCTACAAGGGCGATGCCTCCTATTACAGTATTGCTTTGGGCGGCAAACGCTCCGAGAACGCGGTTTGGACCTACGAAGCCCCGCATGCCGCCGTCAGCAACATCAAAGACCATCTCGCCTTCTATCCCGACCGTGTCGACGCAATCGAGGAATTGGCTTCGCCCGAGGCCGGCGCCTTCTGAGATCGCCGGATGGCGGGCGCTGAAAATCGTTCGGGCGGAACCTGTCGCCTTCAGCATCGTTAGGGGCATCATCGAAGGAGCATGCTGTGCCGAAATTCCACTTCCAGCTCTTCGATCGCGATGGTGTCGGCACCGAGACCGGATACGAATTCGAATCCGTCGAGGCTGCCAAGGCAGAGGCGCGAAGGGTCCTCGCGGAAATGGCAGCCGAAGGCCTGCCGACTGCGCCTTTGAACATGCTTTCGGTCGAGCTTTTCGACGAAAGCCGCAAACCGCTTGCGGAAATTCGGCTGATTCTGGAAGAGATCGCGAAATAGAAGCGACCGGAACTCCACCGCAGAAATGCCTGTCGACGCTTCCCGGCAATCGCGGAACTATGTCAAATTTAATTGCCGCCTGACAGGGCGGGGTCTTAATGCATGTCGCTCCCGGAAGTGTGCGGATGACGACATGCATGAAAGCAAGGAGCTGGAACGCATCCATCGACCAGTTGGATTGATGCGTATATGGGACCCGCCGGCATCCCAGAGGCCGTCATCGAATGACGTCGATCCATTCATTGCTGAAGACGAGACTGGCGACTGTGACAGGATCGCCGCGCTCGTCGCGGACGGTAACGGCAATCGTCATGCGGTCACCTGCCGGCAATTCGTCTCGCGCCACGTCCAGCAGGATGCGGGTCACCTCTTTGGGAATGTCTTCACGAGATTTGAGCTCGGTGCCGTGCTCGTCGCGGGTCGGACCTTCCCCGTTGTGTAGATCGAAATAGTAGCGAGCCATGTTCTTTCCTGCGCGTCAGAGAGGAAATAACCAATGAAGACAATTGTTCCCGAGGCTAGGCCTTGATTCCTATAGAAAATACAGGTTGCACCGAGACGGCCCCGAGCCCTTGCGATAGCGGGAGACAGGACCGTGATTGAACCCTTGTTGCTGAACCTTGGAAGCCGTGATGTGCTGTCGAACGACGAGGAAAACCTTCTTCGGTCGATCCTCGTCAAGGACAGGCAATTCGCCGTCGGAGAAGATCTCGTTTCCCAAGGCAGCCGCCCGCCCTTCAGCACGCTGCTGCTCGACGGGTTCGCGGCGCGCTACAAGGTGATGGCGGACGGCAGCCGGCAGATCACCGCACTTCATGTTGCCGGCGACTTTGTCGACCTCCATGCTTTTCCCGTCAAGGTAATGGATCATGGCATCGTTGCGCTGTCACCCTGCCACGTCGCTTTGGCCGATCATGCCGACTTGAGGGCGATCACCGAGCGCATGCCGCATTTGACGCGGCTGCTTTGGCTCGACACGCTGGTCGACGGCGCTATTCACCGGGAATGGATCGTCGCCATGGGGCGGCGCTCCAAACGCGCTCAGATCGCCCATCTCGTCTGCGAACTCTTCATGCGGCTGAAGGTCGTCAGGCGCACCCGGGGTGAAAGCTTTCAGTTTCCGCTGACGCAGATCGAGATGGCGGACGTGCTCGGCATATCGGTGGTCCACCTCAACAAGACGCTGCAGGCTCTCAGGCGCGAGGGCGTCTTCACCTGGGAGAACCGAACGATCACCATCGTCGATTGGGAACGCCTGCAGGAGATCGCCGAATTCGACCCCGCTTATCTCAGCATCTCCAGAGAGCCGCGCTGATATCTGCCGCATCGCATGCGCGTTGAAAGGGAGGAACGGCGCCGTTAGGGTGGCGGGAATCACTTGACGGGACGATGCGTGACGAAGACTTTTCTACCCTACCTACTGGCGGCAGTTTTCGCCGCATTACCGGCCGCGGCGCAGAGCGAATGGCAGGCGATCGAGGAGGTGCGGCCCTATTCGATTTCAGGCAAGACCGGCGCCGAACTTTATCAATCGATCGGGGCACAGGGCCCCAAGGCCGGCGTCACCGGCCGGGTCATCGCGCATACGACGTTCAAGCTCACCTGGACCCGCAAGTACGAGCCGCAGGGCAATGCCTGCGCCATCGTCACCAATCGGCCGAAGCTCATCATCACCTACACACTGCCGCAGCCCTCGGCCGGGCTGCCGCCAGCCGTCAAGAGCAGCTGGGATGGCTTCATTTCAGGCGTTGCCGCGCATGAGCGGGTGCACGGCGAAACCATCAAGGACATGGTTAGGGAAATCGAGGCGATGAGCGTCGGCTTCACCGTTGCCGACGACCCCGACTGCAAGAAGATCAGGGTCGAGCTGACCCGGCGCCTCGGCGAGATTTCCGCAAAGCAGCGCCAGCGCGGCCGCGACTTCGACAAGGTCGAAATGGGCGACGGCGGCAATATCCAGCAGCTCATCCTCAAGCTCGTGAATGGGCCTTAGCCGATGGCGGGCATCGATCTGCCCATTCGTGGGCCATTGACTTGGCCGTCACGGCGCGCCAACTCGCGGGCAATGTCATTGCGAGACGGAGACCGCCCGTGCCCCAGACAATCCTCACCCTGTCCACACGCGGCCAGGGACTTTACGAATTCACCGATCAGGCGGAGGCCTT from Rhizobium sp. NLR16a includes:
- a CDS encoding AraC family transcriptional regulator, giving the protein MPKNQFRMLRSALSGVEAVEAETPHSFARHTHEQFGIGLVSSGAQKSLSGRGMVEAEAGDIITVNPNEVHDGAPIGERRSWRILYFDPEIVTGLSQEIGARRSEISHPVIRDAAIASRFETLFYAVTASAADGLLCEELLLQLVADVMREGGGSEARPPVPSSIRAARDLIDDDPLAAVSLADLSRESGLSRFQLLRGFAKATGLTPHAYLVQARIHIARRLISQGTPLAEAAFASGFADQSHMTRVFVRKYGLSPRLYAGAFL
- a CDS encoding phenylalanine--tRNA ligase beta subunit-related protein, translating into MQFSHSNAIWQAFPQLAAGALFAEGIHALADVEEAIASFSAIAAARLAEAQESEFPEIQAWRRGFSRMGLKPTQYRAASEALLRRFRQEHALPRLHPLIDLCNAISLAFAIPVAVFDTENIAGDLQVRHATGHETYLTFSGQSEHPEPDEVIFADDEGRAHARRWTNRQGGLSAVRETTRSVLIVAEALHAGAGEDTASLVATLADALARHWSVTAATAALSQASPRFAFQV
- a CDS encoding DUF427 domain-containing protein, with translation MLDKSIKIPGPDHPITVEHNPCRVVVTVAGRTIADSRNALTLREASYPPVQYIPRRDVDMSLLQRTDHATHCPYKGDASYYSIALGGKRSENAVWTYEAPHAAVSNIKDHLAFYPDRVDAIEELASPEAGAF
- a CDS encoding DUF922 domain-containing protein, whose protein sequence is MTKTFLPYLLAAVFAALPAAAQSEWQAIEEVRPYSISGKTGAELYQSIGAQGPKAGVTGRVIAHTTFKLTWTRKYEPQGNACAIVTNRPKLIITYTLPQPSAGLPPAVKSSWDGFISGVAAHERVHGETIKDMVREIEAMSVGFTVADDPDCKKIRVELTRRLGEISAKQRQRGRDFDKVEMGDGGNIQQLILKLVNGP
- a CDS encoding DMT family transporter — protein: MSRQVQGYFYLALAMLTVGSTVIASKIIASGLPPFTATALRFALALPVFFLLMRASGTRLPKLSRYDRLILVIQAGAGSVGYTTLLISGLSLTSAADAGVIIGTLPVVSAAVSILLLRERPGRALLLAVALASVGVFSIAFTPEATGGSLAGNLLIFLAVICEGLFILLNKRLTANIAPLAQSTLMTGIGFAVSIVPAILEAPLTHGFSASAAAAVVYYALVPTVGGFLLWYAGAERVSGTEAALFTALAPVSAVMLAFVLLGEPIGLNHIAGIACVLAAVFGLAFAGSHRKFIEGK
- a CDS encoding GYD domain-containing protein, with the translated sequence MTTYIVLINWTDQGVRTVRDSSKRLDAAKKLLGDMGGSFNQFFLTMGGHDMVAVCEAPDDAVMARFGLSLAMAGNVRTQTLKAFPEAAYREIIGSLS
- a CDS encoding Crp/Fnr family transcriptional regulator codes for the protein MIEPLLLNLGSRDVLSNDEENLLRSILVKDRQFAVGEDLVSQGSRPPFSTLLLDGFAARYKVMADGSRQITALHVAGDFVDLHAFPVKVMDHGIVALSPCHVALADHADLRAITERMPHLTRLLWLDTLVDGAIHREWIVAMGRRSKRAQIAHLVCELFMRLKVVRRTRGESFQFPLTQIEMADVLGISVVHLNKTLQALRREGVFTWENRTITIVDWERLQEIAEFDPAYLSISREPR
- a CDS encoding APH(3')-II family aminoglycoside O-phosphotransferase; this translates as MTSFERLPGPLAARLSGYRMERDALGRSAASVFRLEGEGLPALYLKVEAAGPFGELADEAARLAWLKASGLPCPEVIARESDDERNWLLLSALPGTDLASASALAPLARIELLAEALLDLHRLPITSCPFDHRLEKRLPVAKARMEAGIVDEEDFDPARLGKSAAELFAELKSLRPASEDLVVTHGDACLPNFVALHGQFSGYIDCSRLGVADRYQDIALACRSIAYNFGEALVQPFLDRYGLPAPDPARIHYYQLLDEFF
- a CDS encoding DUF930 domain-containing protein: MRLDAAGFKGHIAAVTDEVDLVETNHETAKRRPEIRWGIGVSVLLHVPVVALLIFGLPKIEPKPPEDESVKVELVPPPEEQKPEEKKVEEKPKEEEKPQEQAKAELPPPPPPPPPPPAENRTAEQAKPATPMPSLKPVFEFGDRDSGPEISAAGNSSQGDAKPATAAPQHDTQPEQALAETSAEKPQTETPPERPVPEDVKLPEVATADVSHERNAPLAETNGDAKTDIEVVKPQAQKPPEPPKAEVAKDDLPKAKTLFSQTADDDPVARIAMSGVPRGKRVAQLCGNELQQQLFHGSPSFQPIIVPTFPLSRGTVLDIKSAAFRTAKGWYKIRFRCEVNGDATKVVSFAHEAGGLIPRNQYATYSIRE